The following coding sequences are from one Candidatus Nitrohelix vancouverensis window:
- a CDS encoding GAF domain-containing protein, with protein sequence MPINRSSIPPFVYYSIACLATVVIFVIDLVLPLGVVDGSLYAVLSLIGLLALDKKLILVGAILGTVLTVIGYFFSPEGGEIWKVLINRGISIFTVWMMALLCLKKFNASMDLKRIHMNQDDLITERTRSLNEAKLDLEKKNHYLELHKQIAEKVNEEIEIEDILKFCLYKISELSNAQVGHLYLAEDRYSSRLLPEKIWYMEDEEEYKDFRELTEHHIFESGIGLPGLVHESRKPVWIEQVSKDINFPRAHHQDSLSIKSCFAFPIFIGDKITGVMEFFFSRPTNSDSDLLELMHQIGVQIGRALERCFSAEDMETILISLRERVKELTCMSEVAKLINRSSSMDDILSSIESLLIPAWQYPELTRVRITFDGKIYGSECLPPSDCMMSTPIAVEDKVRGMIEVCYIEKPSVPDDQVFLVEENSMLVWLGQALGSAASRFTGALELADSNVKLRNLYNQLENVREEERTRIAREIHDELGQALTISKLDLSWLKQKNLGSSNGTKDIEDKINYMMTHIDRTIEELNRITSELRPHVLNVMGLFETLKLETEKFVNATGVKCDLHISDQVPTLHPDLSTLIYRVYQETLTNIVKHSRAKHVDVQFVKNGSSLTLTVKDDGKGIEPSRMYNSNSFGLTGMRERVMEWGGEFSISGTPGEGTQVYISVPLLNT encoded by the coding sequence ATGCCTATTAATAGAAGCTCCATTCCGCCTTTTGTTTACTATTCAATCGCTTGTTTGGCTACGGTTGTAATTTTTGTTATTGATCTGGTTCTTCCTCTAGGTGTGGTGGATGGCAGTCTTTACGCGGTTCTCTCTTTAATTGGTTTGCTGGCTCTTGATAAGAAACTGATATTAGTTGGAGCGATCTTGGGAACCGTTCTAACGGTGATTGGATATTTTTTCTCTCCAGAAGGAGGGGAGATATGGAAAGTTCTCATCAACCGGGGCATTTCAATTTTCACTGTTTGGATGATGGCCTTGTTGTGCCTGAAGAAATTCAACGCGTCTATGGACCTGAAACGAATTCACATGAATCAGGATGATTTGATTACTGAGAGAACGCGTTCCTTAAATGAGGCGAAGTTGGATCTCGAAAAGAAGAATCATTACCTGGAGCTACACAAACAGATTGCTGAAAAGGTCAATGAGGAAATTGAGATCGAGGATATTCTTAAGTTTTGTTTGTATAAAATTAGTGAATTGTCTAATGCTCAAGTCGGTCATTTGTACCTTGCTGAAGACAGGTATTCGAGTCGATTATTGCCTGAAAAAATCTGGTACATGGAGGATGAAGAGGAGTATAAGGATTTTCGCGAATTGACAGAGCACCATATTTTCGAGTCTGGTATTGGTCTGCCAGGTTTGGTGCATGAGTCGAGAAAGCCGGTTTGGATCGAACAGGTATCTAAAGATATCAATTTTCCAAGAGCGCATCATCAGGATAGCTTGTCTATAAAATCCTGTTTTGCGTTTCCCATTTTTATTGGGGATAAAATCACTGGCGTTATGGAATTCTTTTTCAGTCGTCCGACGAATTCGGACAGTGATTTGCTGGAGCTGATGCACCAGATTGGCGTGCAGATCGGGCGAGCTCTGGAGCGATGTTTTTCTGCAGAAGATATGGAAACGATTTTGATATCTTTGCGAGAGCGGGTCAAGGAATTGACTTGTATGAGCGAGGTTGCAAAGTTGATCAATCGAAGTTCGTCTATGGATGATATACTGAGTTCTATAGAATCTCTTTTGATTCCCGCATGGCAATATCCGGAGCTGACCCGTGTTCGTATTACTTTTGATGGGAAAATATACGGATCGGAATGTCTCCCTCCATCGGATTGTATGATGTCCACTCCGATTGCTGTCGAGGATAAAGTCAGAGGTATGATTGAGGTTTGTTATATAGAGAAACCTTCTGTTCCTGACGATCAAGTTTTTCTGGTTGAAGAGAATAGTATGCTGGTCTGGCTCGGTCAGGCGCTTGGGAGCGCGGCGAGTCGTTTTACCGGCGCGCTTGAATTGGCTGATTCCAACGTCAAATTACGCAACCTCTACAACCAACTGGAAAATGTGCGAGAGGAAGAGCGGACTCGCATTGCCAGAGAAATTCACGATGAACTTGGTCAGGCGCTGACGATCAGTAAGCTGGACTTGTCCTGGCTCAAGCAGAAAAACTTGGGGAGTTCTAATGGGACTAAAGATATTGAAGATAAAATCAATTATATGATGACGCATATTGACAGGACGATTGAGGAATTGAATCGCATCACTTCTGAGTTACGCCCTCATGTCCTGAATGTTATGGGCCTGTTTGAAACCTTGAAACTGGAAACTGAAAAGTTTGTGAACGCGACCGGCGTTAAATGTGACTTGCATATTTCTGATCAAGTGCCTACCCTGCACCCTGATCTTTCAACCTTGATCTATCGCGTGTATCAGGAAACCTTGACGAACATCGTTAAACATTCCAGAGCGAAGCATGTCGATGTTCAGTTTGTCAAAAATGGTTCGTCGCTTACCTTGACGGTGAAGGACGACGGGAAGGGCATCGAACCGAGCCGCATGTATAATTCCAACTCGTTCGGTTTGACGGGGATGCGGGAGCGTGTGATGGAATGGGGCGGGGAATTCAGCATATCAGGAACGCCAGGGGAGGGCACGCAGGTTTATATCAGCGTTCCTTTGTTAAATACATGA
- a CDS encoding nitrate oxidoreductase subunit beta — protein sequence MPEVYNWQLGRKATYVYEEKHPKEQFTFVFNTNRCIACQTCTMAHKSTWTFSKGQEYMWWNNVETKPYGGYPQFWDWKILKMLEQSNPGQNVWNVRKTSNKAIHGVYEGVTIFEAPAKIGLNQQAIGYVPTDEEWRFPNFGEDTAHGREFTQSREGTFGGDNGTKSVLPEHKIWFFYLQRICNHCTYPGCLAACPRKAIYKRQEDGIVLIDQSRCRGYKKCVEQCPYKKPMFRGTTRISEKCIACYPRIEGLDPLTEGDQMETRCMAACVGKIRLQGLVKIGSNGEWAHDPDNPQYYLIRDRKVALPLYPQLGTEPNGYYIPSRHVPRAYSQQMFGPGVDHSIDQYMVPDRDLLGVLQLFRTTQRIIFKWKREPGPKIFETNVHGKKFEMFNDTVIGFNRKGKEIIRVTVEEPFYVRPEENVGAF from the coding sequence ATGCCTGAGGTCTATAACTGGCAGTTAGGTCGCAAAGCGACGTATGTCTACGAAGAGAAACATCCGAAAGAACAGTTCACCTTCGTATTCAACACGAACCGCTGTATTGCGTGCCAAACCTGCACAATGGCTCATAAGTCAACCTGGACCTTCTCGAAGGGTCAGGAGTACATGTGGTGGAACAACGTAGAAACGAAGCCTTACGGCGGTTACCCGCAGTTTTGGGATTGGAAGATCCTGAAGATGCTGGAGCAGTCGAATCCGGGTCAGAACGTATGGAACGTACGTAAGACGTCTAACAAGGCGATCCACGGCGTTTATGAAGGCGTAACGATTTTCGAAGCGCCGGCAAAAATCGGTCTGAACCAGCAGGCGATCGGTTACGTACCGACAGACGAAGAATGGCGATTCCCGAACTTCGGCGAAGACACCGCACATGGACGAGAGTTCACGCAATCGCGTGAAGGAACGTTCGGCGGCGACAACGGCACGAAGTCGGTATTGCCTGAGCATAAAATCTGGTTTTTCTACCTGCAGAGAATCTGTAATCACTGCACGTATCCGGGCTGTCTGGCCGCTTGTCCGCGTAAAGCGATCTACAAGCGTCAGGAAGACGGTATCGTATTGATCGACCAGAGCCGCTGCCGCGGTTACAAGAAGTGCGTAGAGCAGTGTCCTTACAAGAAGCCGATGTTCCGAGGCACGACGCGTATTTCTGAAAAATGTATCGCTTGTTACCCGCGCATCGAAGGTCTTGACCCGCTGACGGAAGGCGACCAGATGGAGACGCGTTGTATGGCGGCTTGCGTAGGCAAGATTCGTCTTCAGGGTCTGGTGAAAATCGGCAGCAATGGCGAGTGGGCGCATGATCCGGATAATCCACAGTATTATCTGATCCGCGACCGCAAAGTTGCGTTGCCGTTGTACCCGCAACTGGGCACGGAGCCGAACGGATATTATATTCCGTCGCGTCACGTCCCGCGCGCGTACTCGCAACAGATGTTTGGTCCGGGTGTGGATCATTCCATCGACCAGTACATGGTGCCGGATCGAGACCTGTTGGGCGTATTGCAGTTGTTCCGCACGACGCAGAGAATCATCTTCAAATGGAAACGTGAGCCAGGTCCGAAAATTTTCGAGACGAACGTTCATGGCAAGAAGTTTGAGATGTTCAACGACACGGTCATCGGGTTCAACAGGAAGGGCAAAGAAATCATCCGCGTTACGGTTGAAGAGCCTTTCTATGTACGACCTGAAGAAAACGTCGGTGCGTTCTAA
- a CDS encoding nitrite oxidoreductase, gamma subunit, whose amino-acid sequence MAFVASCALGLGVASTSDAAVIQALKISGDIPGNPGDVFWSTYGPTRGKGSLIEMDPQMITNPMWPNPAVKWVNVKAASNGKEVAVRLEWTDGTRNDIMVRSQQYKDQAAIMFPVDQTGEEPPFTMGGDGERVNIWQWKATWDKEAAGLAGNDGMQDLEDQYADMVLGGGGYYMYEPDGTLSGLDTVHEPGAKEASLSNRGAGDISKRSTHYDSGMGKNEGVYNPGRATGNIMSDARKRVSAVEDMNAEGFSTLTTQAHQDVQGKGDWENNRWSVVFKRALTTSDANDTQFNGGKTPMAIAVWDGQNKERNGQKAVTQWHELRY is encoded by the coding sequence ATGGCGTTTGTCGCTTCTTGTGCGCTGGGTTTGGGCGTTGCGTCCACCTCCGACGCGGCAGTGATCCAAGCGTTGAAAATTTCTGGGGACATCCCAGGCAATCCGGGCGATGTTTTCTGGTCAACCTACGGGCCGACCCGAGGCAAAGGTTCTCTGATTGAAATGGATCCTCAGATGATTACGAATCCGATGTGGCCGAACCCTGCAGTAAAATGGGTGAACGTCAAAGCGGCTTCAAACGGTAAAGAAGTAGCGGTACGTCTGGAATGGACTGATGGAACGCGAAACGACATCATGGTTCGATCTCAGCAGTATAAGGATCAAGCGGCCATTATGTTTCCGGTGGATCAAACCGGCGAAGAGCCTCCATTCACGATGGGCGGCGACGGTGAGCGCGTGAACATCTGGCAATGGAAAGCAACCTGGGATAAAGAAGCTGCGGGCCTGGCAGGTAATGACGGCATGCAGGATCTCGAAGATCAGTATGCTGATATGGTTCTCGGTGGCGGCGGTTACTACATGTACGAGCCGGACGGCACCTTGTCTGGTTTGGACACGGTTCATGAGCCGGGCGCCAAGGAAGCTTCTCTCTCAAATCGCGGCGCAGGCGACATCAGCAAGCGCTCTACCCATTATGATAGCGGAATGGGAAAGAACGAAGGCGTTTACAACCCGGGTCGCGCAACGGGTAACATCATGTCAGACGCACGCAAGCGCGTTTCTGCAGTTGAAGATATGAATGCAGAAGGGTTCAGCACCCTGACGACTCAAGCGCATCAAGACGTTCAAGGTAAAGGCGATTGGGAAAACAACCGTTGGTCGGTTGTATTCAAACGCGCTTTGACCACGAGCGATGCCAATGACACGCAATTCAACGGCGGTAAAACGCCAATGGCAATTGCTGTCTGGGACGGTCAGAACAAAGAGCGTAACGGCCAAAAAGCGGTAACGCAATGGCACGAACTGCGCTACTAA
- a CDS encoding chemotaxis protein CheX has product MDSLKPQVTDIATMVWDTMFALTITPTPVPAKLEGDFRIGLIHITGEWNGSANINISGPLVERLAAIIFSTPEPTRDEIQDATGEIINMIGGNIKAILPEPNHLSVPDVIWEGESYSWPDNTITLDMGFACEGQPVQIQLRQTL; this is encoded by the coding sequence ATGGATTCTCTAAAACCACAAGTGACTGATATAGCGACCATGGTGTGGGACACCATGTTCGCATTGACCATCACGCCGACTCCGGTACCAGCCAAGCTGGAAGGCGATTTTAGAATAGGCCTGATTCATATTACCGGAGAATGGAATGGCTCCGCGAATATCAATATATCCGGCCCGTTGGTTGAGCGACTTGCGGCCATCATCTTCTCAACTCCTGAACCAACACGCGATGAAATTCAAGACGCTACAGGTGAAATCATCAATATGATAGGCGGCAACATTAAAGCCATTCTTCCAGAACCCAATCACCTTTCAGTTCCAGATGTCATTTGGGAGGGGGAATCCTACTCATGGCCAGACAACACAATCACTTTAGACATGGGCTTCGCTTGCGAAGGACAGCCTGTGCAAATACAACTTCGACAAACGCTGTAA
- a CDS encoding protein-glutamate O-methyltransferase CheR, with product MANSAGISQSDFEFISKIVRDNSAIVLEAGKEYLVESRLSPLLNSEKLGSYEELVKKMRNDVSRTLVGKVVEAMTTNETSFFRDIHPFEVLKSAIIPELIQKREATRELNIWCGASSSGQEPFSIAMMLKENFPKLNNWKLYFMASDISKEMQTRCKQGIFSQLEINRGLPAALMVKYFQRNGTSWQIKPEIQNMVDFQIMNLSGSWPMIPKLDLVMMRNVLIYFDVPTKKLILGKVRNLLKPDGYLFLGAAETTLNLDENFERMNFKQSGCYRLKQG from the coding sequence ATGGCAAACAGTGCGGGCATCAGCCAAAGCGACTTTGAATTTATAAGCAAAATTGTAAGAGACAACTCTGCAATTGTACTCGAAGCCGGCAAGGAATACCTTGTTGAATCGCGCCTCAGCCCTTTACTCAACTCAGAGAAATTAGGTTCCTACGAAGAGTTGGTAAAAAAAATGAGAAACGACGTTAGCCGGACCCTCGTCGGTAAAGTTGTCGAGGCCATGACAACGAATGAGACTTCATTCTTTCGCGACATTCACCCCTTCGAAGTTTTAAAAAGCGCCATCATCCCCGAACTCATTCAAAAACGCGAAGCCACCAGAGAGTTGAATATATGGTGCGGGGCCAGTTCCAGCGGTCAGGAACCTTTCAGCATTGCCATGATGTTAAAAGAAAATTTTCCTAAACTGAATAATTGGAAACTGTATTTCATGGCAAGCGATATTTCAAAAGAAATGCAAACCCGTTGCAAGCAAGGTATCTTCAGTCAATTGGAGATCAACCGGGGCTTGCCTGCAGCCCTCATGGTCAAGTATTTTCAGCGCAATGGCACCTCCTGGCAGATCAAGCCTGAAATTCAGAATATGGTCGATTTCCAGATCATGAATCTTTCCGGAAGTTGGCCCATGATACCCAAACTCGACCTGGTAATGATGCGCAATGTACTCATCTACTTTGACGTGCCTACAAAGAAACTCATTCTCGGCAAAGTAAGGAACCTGTTGAAGCCCGATGGATACCTGTTCCTTGGAGCCGCTGAAACCACTCTCAATCTTGATGAAAATTTTGAACGTATGAATTTCAAACAATCTGGATGCTACCGACTCAAACAAGGCTGA
- a CDS encoding molybdopterin-dependent oxidoreductase — protein sequence MRLNRRKFLQVSAGVATAMALSSKKVGAQLKPVVKVGNPLEAYPDRRWEEVYRDQYKYERSFTYCCSPNDTHQCRVRGFVRNGILMRIEQNYDHHKVRDLYGNQADAAWNPRMCLRGMTFPRRAYGPYRNKYPMIRVGWKQWADDGFPYLDKENREKYKFTSRGTDEFVRMTWDQTFTYLAKGHVAIGKAYSGARGAQRLKNEGYQPEMIEAMGGSGARVMKYRGGMGLLGVVGKYGIYRIANMLGLLDSIVRGRGPGQVLGGRAWCNYTWHGDQAPGHSWVHGMQTSDIDFADHRYAKLTIQWGKNLIENKMPEAHWYTEIMERGGTLVAVSPEYNPPATKADYWIPVRAGLSDTSLFLGCAKIIMDEGLVDVNYVKEYTDMPLLVRTDNLIRLHPDDFIPGYRNQDLPKDGFTTKWMKNFNRDKIPDFVVWDSNTDKPVAITREDIGAKMRRKNIDPVLDGVFDVKLVNGKTITVMPLYEMYKIHLKDYDIDTVNQICHAPKDLIVRLARDIGTIMPVEIHYGEGINHYFHATMHNRASYVPLMLTGNVGPKGSGSHTWAGNYKAGNYQGSHWSGPGFASMVAEDPFNPVLDIAKNADWKDIKGYMKGEEVSYWAHRDKALIVNTPRYGRKVFTGRSHMPTPSKLIWFVNVNVINNAKWFYELVFNTNNNVDMIVAQDIEFTGSCEYADLILAPNCWAEFESYEITSSCSNPFHQIWGGTGIKPIFDTIDDNLIHREFSRRLAEVTGDKRFADYMKVYEGEAPNRTKAMIRRLFTTSTSGMGYNIDDIINGKYGEPGCCLLLYRTYPRSPFWEMYTESKPFYTRHGRIQFYNDEPEAIEFGENFIVHREGPEATPYLPNVIVSTNPYIRPDDYGIPEDEQDPDLRHVRNIKKPWSAVRTTKNFLWEKGYRFYCVTPKSRHTAHSSWATTDWNMIWNNNFGDPYRMDKRSPGVGEWQVHMNPFLCKDLGINDGDYVYCDANPADRPYMGWKPSDPRYKVARLMLRAKYNPSYPYHTTMMKHATWQSTERSVKAHEERPDGRAMSMTTPYQSNFRYGGQQSITRSWLMPMQQTDSLFHKAKSKMKFMHGYEADNHAVNAVPKETLVKFSKAEDGGLHGKGLWEPVRTGYTPESPLKDRFAEMYLAGQYVRVKI from the coding sequence ATGAGACTAAACAGAAGGAAATTCTTGCAAGTGAGCGCTGGCGTAGCGACAGCTATGGCGTTGTCTAGCAAGAAAGTGGGAGCACAGTTGAAGCCGGTAGTAAAAGTAGGCAATCCGTTGGAAGCGTATCCGGATCGTCGCTGGGAGGAAGTATATCGAGATCAATATAAGTATGAGCGTTCGTTCACGTATTGTTGTTCGCCGAACGACACGCATCAATGTCGCGTTCGCGGCTTTGTGCGTAACGGCATTCTGATGCGTATCGAGCAAAACTATGACCATCACAAAGTACGCGATTTGTACGGCAACCAGGCAGACGCCGCGTGGAACCCACGCATGTGTTTGCGCGGTATGACCTTCCCGCGTCGCGCGTATGGTCCTTATCGCAACAAGTACCCGATGATTCGTGTTGGCTGGAAGCAATGGGCTGATGACGGATTCCCTTATCTCGACAAGGAGAATCGGGAAAAATATAAGTTCACGAGCCGCGGCACGGACGAATTCGTTCGTATGACGTGGGATCAAACGTTCACGTACCTCGCAAAAGGCCATGTTGCTATCGGTAAAGCATACAGCGGCGCTCGCGGCGCACAGCGTTTGAAAAACGAAGGCTATCAGCCTGAGATGATCGAAGCCATGGGCGGATCCGGCGCGCGCGTAATGAAGTATCGCGGCGGCATGGGTCTGTTGGGCGTTGTTGGTAAATACGGTATTTACCGAATCGCTAATATGCTCGGTCTTCTGGATTCGATCGTTCGTGGTCGAGGACCGGGTCAGGTATTGGGCGGCCGCGCATGGTGTAACTACACCTGGCATGGCGACCAGGCTCCGGGTCATTCCTGGGTTCATGGTATGCAGACCTCGGACATCGACTTTGCTGACCATCGTTATGCAAAGTTGACGATCCAATGGGGTAAAAACCTGATCGAAAACAAAATGCCTGAAGCGCATTGGTACACGGAGATCATGGAACGCGGCGGTACGCTGGTTGCAGTTTCTCCCGAGTACAATCCTCCGGCAACGAAAGCTGACTACTGGATCCCGGTACGTGCAGGTCTTTCCGACACCTCCCTGTTCCTGGGTTGTGCGAAGATCATCATGGACGAAGGTCTGGTAGACGTGAACTACGTGAAGGAATACACGGATATGCCTTTGCTGGTTCGAACCGACAACCTGATTCGACTGCATCCGGATGATTTCATTCCCGGCTACCGCAACCAGGATCTCCCGAAAGACGGCTTCACCACGAAGTGGATGAAGAACTTCAATCGAGACAAAATCCCGGATTTCGTAGTTTGGGATTCCAACACCGACAAACCAGTCGCAATCACGCGCGAAGATATTGGCGCCAAAATGCGACGCAAGAACATTGATCCTGTTCTCGACGGTGTATTTGACGTAAAACTCGTCAATGGCAAAACCATCACGGTAATGCCCTTGTATGAAATGTATAAAATCCACCTGAAGGATTACGACATCGACACGGTCAATCAGATCTGTCATGCGCCGAAGGACTTGATCGTCCGTCTGGCTCGCGACATCGGAACGATCATGCCGGTTGAAATCCACTACGGTGAAGGTATCAACCATTACTTCCACGCTACGATGCATAACCGCGCTTCGTATGTGCCGCTGATGTTGACGGGTAACGTCGGACCGAAGGGTTCGGGTTCTCACACATGGGCAGGTAACTACAAAGCTGGTAACTATCAAGGCTCCCATTGGTCGGGACCTGGATTCGCATCGATGGTTGCGGAAGATCCTTTCAACCCGGTTCTTGACATTGCCAAGAATGCGGACTGGAAAGATATTAAAGGTTACATGAAGGGCGAGGAAGTGAGCTACTGGGCGCATCGCGACAAGGCGTTGATCGTTAATACGCCGCGTTACGGTCGTAAAGTGTTCACCGGTCGTTCTCATATGCCGACCCCTTCAAAGTTGATCTGGTTCGTTAACGTTAACGTAATCAACAACGCAAAATGGTTCTACGAGCTGGTGTTCAACACGAACAACAACGTAGACATGATCGTCGCACAGGACATCGAGTTTACCGGTTCCTGCGAATACGCCGATCTTATCCTCGCGCCAAACTGCTGGGCAGAGTTCGAAAGTTACGAGATCACTTCATCTTGTTCGAACCCCTTCCATCAGATCTGGGGCGGCACCGGCATTAAGCCGATTTTCGATACGATCGACGACAACTTGATTCATCGTGAATTCTCCAGACGTTTGGCAGAAGTAACGGGCGACAAGCGTTTCGCAGATTACATGAAAGTGTATGAAGGCGAAGCTCCAAACCGCACGAAAGCGATGATTCGACGCTTGTTCACGACGTCCACGTCGGGTATGGGTTACAACATCGACGACATCATCAACGGCAAATATGGTGAGCCGGGTTGTTGTCTGTTGCTGTATCGTACCTATCCGCGTTCTCCGTTCTGGGAGATGTACACGGAGTCCAAACCTTTCTACACCCGCCATGGCCGCATTCAGTTCTACAATGACGAGCCGGAAGCGATCGAGTTTGGTGAAAACTTCATCGTACATCGAGAAGGACCGGAAGCTACGCCTTACCTGCCGAACGTCATCGTGTCGACGAATCCTTACATTCGTCCCGACGACTACGGGATTCCGGAAGACGAGCAGGATCCGGATCTTCGCCACGTCCGCAACATCAAGAAGCCTTGGTCTGCGGTTCGAACGACGAAGAACTTCCTGTGGGAGAAGGGTTACCGCTTCTACTGCGTAACGCCGAAATCCAGACATACCGCGCATTCGTCCTGGGCGACGACTGACTGGAACATGATCTGGAACAACAACTTCGGCGATCCTTACCGCATGGACAAACGTTCACCGGGTGTTGGTGAATGGCAGGTTCATATGAACCCGTTCTTGTGTAAGGACCTTGGTATCAACGACGGTGACTATGTGTATTGTGACGCGAACCCGGCTGACCGACCTTACATGGGTTGGAAACCTTCGGATCCGCGCTACAAAGTCGCCCGCCTGATGCTTCGCGCGAAATACAACCCATCTTATCCGTACCACACCACGATGATGAAACATGCAACGTGGCAGTCTACGGAGCGATCGGTTAAAGCGCATGAAGAACGACCTGACGGTCGCGCGATGTCGATGACGACTCCGTATCAATCCAACTTCCGATACGGCGGACAGCAATCGATCACGCGTTCATGGTTGATGCCGATGCAACAGACGGACAGCTTGTTCCATAAAGCGAAATCGAAAATGAAGTTTATGCACGGTTACGAAGCAGATAACCATGCAGTAAACGCAGTGCCGAAGGAAACTTTGGTTAAATTTTCGAAAGCGGAAGACGGTGGATTGCATGGTAAGGGCCTGTGGGAACCGGTCCGAACCGGCTACACTCCAGAGTCTCCGTTGAAAGATCGTTTTGCGGAGATGTACCTTGCTGGTCAGTATGTCCGTGTGAAGATCTAA
- a CDS encoding DJ-1/PfpI family protein, with translation MDKKKNILLVMPKNQFDEDELFFVRDFFSSPEYKLVILSGLGQEAVGNKKTRFTPDGMIVDWNKHLQDQRKYDAVIVTGGKGAKKSLWDDPILPQILTDHHRAGSVVATSGMAAPVLGSSSLAQGEVAAPGNEDVVARLNDYRLAVAEEGLVSYHRVVSARDASVMPEFCEAIRQLL, from the coding sequence ATGGATAAAAAGAAAAACATTCTGTTGGTGATGCCCAAGAACCAGTTTGACGAGGACGAGCTTTTTTTCGTTCGTGATTTCTTTTCATCCCCGGAATACAAGTTGGTGATTCTTTCTGGATTGGGACAGGAAGCGGTTGGGAACAAGAAAACCCGCTTCACTCCAGATGGAATGATCGTTGATTGGAACAAGCATCTTCAGGACCAAAGAAAATACGACGCTGTGATAGTGACTGGAGGGAAGGGCGCAAAGAAATCACTCTGGGATGACCCGATCCTGCCTCAGATTTTAACGGACCATCACCGGGCTGGAAGCGTGGTTGCGACGTCGGGTATGGCGGCCCCGGTTCTGGGTTCTTCCTCATTGGCGCAAGGCGAAGTCGCCGCTCCGGGTAATGAAGACGTTGTAGCGCGTTTGAATGATTACCGTTTAGCCGTAGCGGAAGAGGGGCTTGTGTCCTATCATCGCGTTGTATCCGCCAGAGACGCGTCTGTCATGCCGGAGTTTTGCGAAGCCATCCGTCAGCTATTGTAA
- a CDS encoding chemotaxis protein CheX gives MDINYNEEIIQYTRDIWSQILGLDVQPTEEDFKLESANNTLSGCVQIMGAWKGSVILICPVPLARKAAAIMFSIPEEQASQEDIKDALGEITNMTGGNIKSLVHSGDEQCVLSLPAVAFSDNEMHVPGTKQVSRVNFKQENQTFVVCLMKKVD, from the coding sequence ATGGACATCAACTATAACGAGGAAATCATCCAATACACCCGGGACATCTGGAGCCAGATACTTGGATTGGATGTTCAACCCACCGAAGAAGACTTCAAACTCGAAAGCGCCAACAATACCCTGTCCGGCTGTGTCCAGATTATGGGAGCATGGAAAGGAAGCGTCATCCTCATTTGTCCCGTTCCATTAGCAAGGAAAGCCGCCGCAATCATGTTCAGCATTCCCGAGGAACAAGCATCTCAGGAAGATATTAAGGACGCGCTTGGAGAAATTACAAACATGACAGGCGGAAATATAAAATCCCTGGTGCATTCAGGCGATGAACAATGCGTCCTGTCCCTACCCGCCGTAGCGTTTTCCGACAACGAAATGCATGTCCCCGGAACCAAACAGGTTTCCAGAGTCAACTTCAAGCAGGAGAATCAGACTTTTGTTGTGTGCCTGATGAAAAAAGTAGACTAA
- a CDS encoding response regulator transcription factor yields the protein MSEKMTKQIRIIIAEDHSVVRRGIKDIISEIGEFDIVGEASDGNELLEMIKHTETDMILLDISMPEKSGWDVMMHIRMEKPDLKVLVLSVFPESEYALQCIKAGASGYVCKTSASEELVQALRIVASGKKYFGPSLTEQLAKQLTQGDSANQLPHELLSPRELQILCLIASGKTVREIAEELFLSIPTVNTHRARILTKMNLKNNVQLAHYAFVNKLYI from the coding sequence ATGAGTGAAAAAATGACGAAGCAGATTCGAATCATAATCGCTGAAGATCATTCTGTGGTGCGTCGCGGTATCAAGGACATCATTTCAGAGATTGGCGAGTTTGATATTGTTGGAGAAGCCAGCGACGGCAACGAGTTGCTCGAAATGATAAAGCATACGGAGACGGATATGATCCTTCTTGATATCAGCATGCCCGAGAAGAGCGGTTGGGATGTGATGATGCATATCAGAATGGAAAAACCCGATTTGAAAGTGCTTGTGCTGAGCGTGTTCCCGGAAAGCGAATACGCATTGCAGTGCATTAAGGCGGGGGCTTCGGGCTATGTTTGTAAAACGAGCGCATCAGAGGAGTTGGTGCAGGCGTTGCGAATTGTGGCTTCTGGAAAAAAATATTTTGGTCCTTCATTGACGGAGCAACTTGCAAAGCAGTTGACGCAGGGGGATAGCGCGAACCAATTGCCGCATGAATTGTTATCTCCTCGCGAATTACAAATTCTTTGCTTGATCGCGTCGGGAAAAACAGTGAGGGAGATTGCGGAAGAGTTGTTTTTGAGTATTCCCACCGTTAATACGCATCGCGCGCGTATTCTCACCAAGATGAATTTAAAGAATAATGTTCAGTTGGCGCATTACGCTTTTGTGAACAAGCTTTATATATAG